Proteins encoded by one window of Pseudonocardia sp. HH130629-09:
- a CDS encoding GNAT family N-acetyltransferase → MHIRAATADDLPAVLDVLRPIFADGRTYTVPPDADDAWITRMWMLPPPARVVVAVRDGRVVGTAKTGPNQPGPGSHVATASFAVDAGEAGRGTGRALGEHVLALARADGYAAMQFNAVVATNTRAVALWHSLGFATVGTVPDAFALPDGTTTGLHVMHRYL, encoded by the coding sequence GTGCACATCCGCGCCGCCACCGCCGACGACCTCCCCGCCGTCCTCGACGTGCTCCGCCCGATCTTCGCCGACGGCCGGACCTACACCGTCCCGCCCGACGCCGACGACGCCTGGATCACCCGCATGTGGATGCTCCCGCCGCCGGCACGGGTCGTCGTGGCGGTCCGGGACGGGAGGGTCGTCGGCACCGCCAAGACCGGACCCAACCAGCCGGGGCCGGGCTCGCACGTCGCGACCGCGAGCTTCGCGGTCGACGCCGGCGAGGCCGGGCGCGGCACCGGGCGTGCGCTCGGTGAGCACGTGCTGGCCCTCGCCCGCGCGGACGGGTACGCCGCGATGCAGTTCAACGCCGTCGTCGCGACCAACACCCGCGCGGTCGCGCTGTGGCACTCGCTCGGCTTCGCCACGGTTGGCACGGTGCCCGACGCGTTCGCCCTGCCCGACGGTACGACCACCGGCCTGCACGTGATGCACCGCTACCTGTGA
- a CDS encoding alpha/beta hydrolase: MTTRPGTRSVFYRVENADPAVIELDEELKGAGNDIELATAATYLARPESRSINVPVLTVNGDQDSIFCSVGASDCSSAEALASQEGRYLGPRAVSEAVVLPGGGHDVSLERTASPAHDAMIDFIERHVGG; encoded by the coding sequence ATGACCACCCGGCCCGGCACCCGCTCGGTCTTCTACCGGGTGGAGAACGCCGACCCCGCGGTGATCGAGCTGGACGAGGAGCTGAAGGGAGCCGGCAACGACATCGAGCTCGCCACCGCCGCGACGTACCTGGCCAGGCCGGAGTCGAGGTCGATCAACGTGCCGGTGCTGACCGTCAACGGCGACCAGGACAGCATCTTCTGCTCCGTCGGTGCCTCGGACTGTTCCTCGGCCGAGGCACTGGCGTCCCAGGAGGGGCGCTACCTCGGCCCCCGTGCGGTGTCGGAGGCGGTCGTCCTGCCCGGTGGCGGGCACGACGTGAGTCTGGAACGCACGGCGTCGCCGGCGCACGATGCGATGATCGACTTCATCGAGCGCCACGTCGGGGGCTGA
- a CDS encoding Nramp family divalent metal transporter — translation MTSTDTAAPVSVEQLRRRGWRGRLAVLGPAFVAAVAYVDPGNFATNFSAGAGYGYLLVWVIVVANLMAMLVQSLSAKLGLATGKNLPELCREHLTPWRNRFMWAQAELVAIATDLAEVIGGAVALHLLFGIPLFTGGVITGVIAFVLLGLQSRGHRPFERAIVFLLAIILVGLVSTLLRTDVDGPALAAGLVPGFDGVGSLVLATGILGATVMPHVIYLHSALTQGRLVARGPEDTRFLLRVGRTDIALGMGVAGLVNLSMLVVAAALFAGTDVPGTSTLEGIFAGLGNELDAVAAYGFAIALLASGFASSGVGTYAGQVIMAGFLRRRIPLLLRRLLTLAPALVVLGVGIDPTQALVLSQVVLSFGIPFALVPLVWLTARREVMGDLVNHRVTTAAAVVVAAVVVGLNAFLIWEAFVA, via the coding sequence ATGACGAGCACGGACACGGCCGCACCGGTCAGCGTGGAGCAGCTGCGCCGACGCGGGTGGCGCGGCAGGCTCGCCGTCCTCGGGCCCGCGTTCGTCGCCGCCGTCGCCTACGTCGACCCGGGCAACTTCGCGACGAACTTCTCCGCCGGCGCCGGCTACGGCTACCTGCTGGTCTGGGTGATCGTCGTCGCCAACCTGATGGCGATGCTCGTCCAGTCGCTCTCGGCCAAGCTCGGGCTCGCGACCGGCAAGAACCTCCCCGAGCTGTGCCGCGAGCACCTCACCCCGTGGCGGAACCGGTTCATGTGGGCCCAGGCCGAGCTCGTCGCGATCGCGACCGACCTGGCCGAGGTGATCGGCGGCGCCGTCGCACTGCACCTGCTGTTCGGGATCCCACTGTTCACCGGCGGGGTGATCACCGGCGTGATCGCGTTCGTGCTGCTGGGGCTGCAGTCGCGCGGGCACCGGCCGTTCGAGCGGGCGATCGTCTTCCTGCTCGCGATCATCCTGGTCGGGCTGGTCTCCACCCTGCTCCGCACCGACGTGGACGGTCCCGCGCTCGCGGCGGGCCTGGTCCCGGGCTTCGACGGCGTCGGGTCGCTGGTGCTGGCCACCGGCATCCTCGGCGCGACCGTGATGCCGCACGTGATCTACCTGCACTCGGCGCTGACCCAGGGCCGCCTGGTCGCCCGTGGCCCGGAGGACACCCGGTTCCTGCTGCGGGTCGGGCGCACCGACATCGCGCTCGGGATGGGCGTGGCCGGGCTGGTCAACCTGTCGATGCTGGTCGTCGCGGCCGCCCTGTTCGCCGGCACCGACGTGCCCGGCACCAGCACCCTCGAGGGCATCTTCGCCGGGCTGGGCAACGAGCTCGACGCCGTCGCCGCGTACGGGTTCGCGATCGCGCTGCTCGCCTCGGGCTTCGCGTCCTCGGGCGTCGGGACCTACGCCGGGCAGGTCATCATGGCCGGGTTCCTGCGCCGCCGGATCCCGCTGCTGCTGCGCAGGCTGCTGACCCTCGCCCCCGCTCTGGTCGTGCTGGGCGTCGGGATCGACCCGACGCAGGCGCTGGTGCTCTCCCAGGTCGTGCTGTCGTTCGGGATCCCGTTCGCGCTGGTCCCGCTGGTGTGGCTGACCGCGCGCCGCGAGGTGATGGGCGACCTGGTCAACCACCGCGTCACCACGGCCGCGGCGGTCGTCGTCGCCGCGGTCGTGGTGGGGCTGAACGCCTTCCTGATCTGGGAGGCGTTCGTCGCCTGA
- a CDS encoding IMPACT family protein produces MRVIARDGAHEIEIARSRFRCTVARVADVAAAQAVIARVRRAGPDATHHCTALRIGDPATGDLTARSSDDGEPSGTAGVPMLEVLTRRGLTDVVAVVSRWFGGTKLGAGGLVRAYSGALTATLDAVGELRRVRHRELLFAVGHDRAGRLEHDLHHSPYRLCDVTHGADVTLTVAVAETDTGAFADWLAEHTGGDVEALDAGPRDLYLP; encoded by the coding sequence GTGCGGGTGATCGCCCGCGACGGCGCGCACGAGATCGAGATCGCGCGGTCGCGCTTCCGCTGCACCGTCGCCCGCGTCGCCGATGTCGCAGCGGCCCAGGCCGTGATCGCCCGCGTCCGCCGGGCCGGGCCGGACGCCACCCACCACTGCACCGCGCTGCGCATCGGCGACCCCGCCACCGGGGACCTCACCGCCCGCAGCAGCGACGACGGCGAGCCGTCGGGCACCGCGGGCGTGCCGATGCTGGAGGTGCTCACCCGCCGCGGGCTGACCGACGTCGTCGCCGTCGTCTCGCGCTGGTTCGGCGGGACGAAGCTCGGCGCGGGCGGGCTGGTCCGCGCCTACTCCGGTGCCCTGACCGCCACCCTGGACGCGGTGGGCGAGCTGCGCCGGGTCCGGCACCGCGAGCTGCTGTTCGCCGTCGGCCACGACCGCGCCGGGCGCCTGGAGCACGACCTGCACCACTCCCCGTACCGGCTGTGCGACGTCACGCACGGCGCGGACGTCACGCTGACCGTGGCCGTCGCCGAGACCGACACCGGTGCCTTCGCCGACTGGCTCGCCGAGCACACCGGCGGCGACGTCGAGGCGCTCGACGCCGGCCCGCGCGACCTCTACCTACCCTGA